One genomic region from Bacillus sp. SLBN-46 encodes:
- a CDS encoding peptidoglycan D,D-transpeptidase FtsI family protein — protein sequence MCYILEKPNKKKSHFPFRLNILFFSVFLLFSILILRLGFVQIVYGENFKRDLERKEDITVSNPVPRGKMFDRDFKVVVDNIPKSAITFTNEGFTQKEMLGTAKKLAQLIDKNTDKVTLREKKDFWIMKHPNLADKKITQEEKALLAAKKITDKELYKLKVDRVTDAELQTLTANDLEVMAIYREFISGYKFTPQIVKNENVTDKEFAVVSENLQSLPGVETTTDWDRAYTFKDTLRSVLGKVTKSDEGLPAEQLDYFLARGYSRNDRVGKSQLEMQYEDVLHGYKSKVKNITDKTGSVIETQPVTDGKKGNDLVLTIDMDLQMAVDKIIEDELWAAKRSPGTALTDRAYVVLMDPHTGEVLAMSGKKIVKDPDTGKVEMMDDALGTFTTTYNVGSAVKGATILTGFKTGAISPGTVFDDTGLKIKDTPIKKSYAYLGRVNEIDALKKSSNVYMFHTAIRIGQGHYEYEKPLNFSNPKAFETIRNSFSSFGLGTRTGIDLPNEQTGFKGQSKLPGYLLDLVIGQYDTYSTMQLAQYVSTIANGGNRMQPHVVKQIRHSAEDGEELGPVAQEMTPTVLNTIDVKKQWMSRVQTGFKKVMQEPGGTATKFFSDVKYSPAGKTGTAEAFYDGPLRSQFGKEPPPVMNLSLVSYAPSTNPEVAMAVIVPWAYQGTVDNRANLKIGRKVLDTYFQLKNK from the coding sequence ATGTGTTACATTTTGGAGAAACCCAATAAGAAAAAGTCCCATTTCCCCTTTCGATTAAATATCCTTTTTTTTAGTGTCTTTTTATTATTTTCAATACTTATATTACGCCTAGGCTTTGTTCAAATTGTTTATGGTGAAAACTTTAAACGAGACTTAGAAAGAAAAGAAGATATTACAGTGAGTAATCCTGTCCCCAGAGGGAAGATGTTTGATAGAGATTTTAAAGTGGTTGTTGACAATATCCCTAAAAGTGCCATTACCTTTACAAACGAGGGGTTTACCCAGAAGGAAATGCTTGGGACTGCCAAAAAACTAGCCCAATTGATTGACAAAAATACCGATAAAGTCACTCTAAGGGAAAAGAAAGATTTCTGGATTATGAAACATCCGAATCTTGCAGATAAGAAAATTACACAAGAAGAAAAAGCCTTATTAGCTGCCAAAAAAATTACCGATAAAGAACTCTACAAATTAAAAGTTGATCGAGTGACCGATGCTGAATTACAAACTTTAACTGCGAATGATCTCGAGGTCATGGCCATCTACCGAGAATTTATTAGCGGTTATAAATTCACACCACAGATTGTTAAAAATGAAAACGTGACCGATAAGGAATTTGCAGTTGTAAGTGAAAATCTTCAATCACTTCCTGGGGTAGAAACAACGACAGATTGGGACCGCGCTTACACATTTAAAGATACATTGCGATCAGTATTAGGAAAAGTAACAAAATCTGATGAGGGTTTACCTGCAGAACAATTAGATTATTTTTTGGCAAGAGGATACAGTCGTAATGACCGCGTCGGCAAGAGCCAACTCGAAATGCAATATGAAGATGTTCTACACGGTTATAAATCCAAAGTAAAAAACATTACCGATAAGACAGGAAGCGTCATCGAGACACAACCTGTGACTGACGGAAAAAAAGGAAACGACCTTGTCCTTACAATAGATATGGACCTGCAAATGGCAGTAGATAAAATAATTGAAGATGAGCTTTGGGCAGCAAAGAGATCACCCGGGACTGCACTAACTGATCGGGCTTACGTGGTTTTAATGGACCCACATACTGGTGAAGTATTAGCGATGTCTGGAAAAAAGATTGTAAAAGATCCTGACACAGGAAAAGTGGAAATGATGGATGATGCACTAGGCACTTTCACTACTACATATAATGTTGGTTCTGCTGTTAAAGGCGCAACTATTCTAACTGGATTTAAAACTGGAGCCATTTCTCCTGGAACGGTATTTGATGATACGGGTTTAAAAATCAAAGACACCCCAATAAAGAAGTCATATGCGTATTTGGGAAGAGTAAATGAAATAGACGCCTTGAAAAAATCATCTAACGTTTATATGTTTCATACGGCAATCCGGATCGGACAAGGACATTATGAGTATGAAAAACCATTAAATTTTTCTAATCCGAAAGCATTTGAAACGATTAGAAATTCTTTCTCCTCATTTGGTTTGGGCACAAGAACGGGTATAGATTTACCAAATGAGCAAACAGGATTTAAAGGGCAGAGTAAGCTACCTGGTTATTTACTTGACCTTGTTATTGGTCAATATGATACCTACTCAACGATGCAACTTGCTCAATACGTTTCAACCATTGCCAATGGGGGCAACCGAATGCAGCCACATGTAGTGAAGCAAATTAGACATTCTGCAGAGGATGGCGAAGAACTCGGGCCTGTCGCACAGGAAATGACACCAACTGTGCTCAATACCATAGATGTTAAGAAACAATGGATGAGCCGTGTACAAACAGGATTTAAGAAAGTGATGCAGGAGCCTGGTGGAACAGCAACTAAGTTTTTTAGCGATGTTAAGTATTCTCCTGCAGGGAAAACAGGAACGGCAGAAGCCTTTTATGACGGACCATTAAGAAGTCAATTTGGGAAAGAGCCGCCCCCGGTCATGAATCTAAGCTTGGTAAGTTATGCCCCAAGCACGAATCCTGAAGTCGCGATGGCCGTGATTGTTCCTTGGGCCTATCAAGGAACGGTTGATAACAGAGCTAATTTAAAAATTGGCCGAAAGGTTCTTGATACGTATTTTCAACTGAAGAATAAATAG
- a CDS encoding carboxypeptidase M32 encodes MEQKVMDPTVEKALEQFKALDEKITHFSSIIGLADWDQKVMAPKKGRNVFAKAAGTLRTEVFKLSVSQEMGDLLETLSSTEKTEGLDEMTKAKVREYKEYYQKSKSIPADLFQEYSILTAQANDAWEEARENNDFARYLPSLEKIVEYKRKFAEIYGYEEHPYDALLDEFEPGLTVKKLDPLFAKLRESSVNLLERIKKNGKPTKVEIFDQSFEIEKQKKFNRFILPIIGFDMNAGRLDETVHPFAQTVNTGDVRLTTRYLEKNVRSALFGTIHEAGHGIYEQHVNPAFEESVLQSGASFGIHESQSRFLENMIGRSKEFWKYFYPKLQEYFPNQLENVSVEDFYRAVNTVQPSFIRVEADELTYNLHIMLRYEIEKALIGGEIEVKDLPDIWNQKMQDYLGVTPNTNTEGVLQDVHWSFGGIGYFPSYSLGNLYAAQILRTIQNELPEFNNHIENGRFDLIQEWLKEKIHQYGKLYTPNELIVRVTGEELNADYLVEYLEKKYTEVYEL; translated from the coding sequence ATGGAACAAAAAGTAATGGATCCAACAGTAGAAAAAGCGTTGGAGCAGTTCAAAGCGCTAGATGAAAAGATTACTCATTTTTCAAGTATTATAGGATTGGCAGATTGGGATCAAAAGGTGATGGCTCCGAAAAAAGGGAGAAATGTGTTTGCTAAAGCAGCAGGAACCCTTAGAACGGAAGTATTTAAGCTTTCGGTCTCACAAGAAATGGGTGACCTGTTAGAGACATTATCGTCTACTGAAAAAACTGAGGGATTAGACGAAATGACAAAAGCGAAAGTACGAGAATACAAAGAGTATTATCAAAAATCTAAAAGTATACCAGCTGACCTTTTTCAAGAATATAGCATACTTACAGCCCAAGCGAATGATGCCTGGGAAGAAGCTCGGGAAAACAATGATTTTGCCCGTTACCTTCCTTCACTAGAGAAAATAGTAGAATATAAGCGAAAGTTCGCTGAAATTTATGGCTATGAGGAGCATCCATACGATGCATTGTTGGATGAGTTTGAGCCAGGATTAACTGTGAAAAAACTAGATCCATTATTCGCTAAGCTAAGAGAATCTAGTGTAAATCTATTAGAACGCATTAAGAAAAATGGAAAACCAACCAAAGTCGAAATTTTCGATCAATCTTTTGAAATAGAAAAACAAAAAAAATTTAATCGGTTTATTTTACCGATTATTGGTTTTGACATGAATGCAGGGCGACTGGACGAAACGGTTCATCCATTTGCACAAACCGTTAATACCGGGGATGTACGTTTAACCACCCGTTATTTAGAAAAGAATGTCCGTTCCGCTTTATTTGGGACGATTCATGAGGCAGGTCATGGAATTTATGAACAACATGTTAACCCAGCTTTCGAGGAGTCGGTCCTTCAAAGCGGCGCATCCTTTGGTATTCATGAATCACAATCTCGATTCTTAGAAAATATGATTGGACGCAGTAAGGAATTCTGGAAGTATTTTTATCCAAAGCTTCAAGAGTATTTTCCAAACCAATTGGAAAATGTTTCGGTTGAAGATTTCTATCGTGCAGTTAATACAGTGCAGCCATCATTTATCCGTGTGGAAGCAGACGAATTAACCTATAATCTTCACATCATGCTTCGTTATGAAATCGAAAAGGCCTTAATAGGCGGTGAAATTGAAGTGAAAGATCTTCCGGATATTTGGAACCAAAAAATGCAGGATTACCTTGGTGTTACACCTAATACGAATACAGAGGGCGTTCTTCAAGATGTCCATTGGTCCTTCGGTGGAATTGGTTACTTCCCGTCCTATTCATTAGGTAATCTCTATGCTGCCCAAATCCTTCGTACCATTCAAAACGAATTACCGGAGTTTAATAACCATATTGAAAACGGACGGTTTGATTTAATTCAGGAATGGTTAAAGGAAAAGATTCATCAGTACGGTAAGCTTTATACGCCAAATGAGTTAATTGTAAGAGTAACAGGTGAAGAATTAAACGCAGATTATCTTGTGGAGTATTTAGAGAAGAAATATACGGAAGTATACGAACTATAG
- a CDS encoding (2Fe-2S)-binding protein: MVESGNRGDGSLKSNTITLHVNGESRVTTVRYADTLLYTLRGKLGLTGAKPGCLNGDCGACTVNIDGWPMKSCLMLAVEAVGKKVTTIEGLQGTPIQQAFIDNFAFQCGYCTPGFILNCHALIENHPNANDSTIKEWLESNICRCTSYLEIEQAVKSVLSKK, encoded by the coding sequence ATGGTTGAAAGCGGTAATAGGGGAGATGGTAGTTTGAAATCAAACACAATAACCTTACATGTTAATGGTGAGAGCCGAGTAACTACTGTGCGCTATGCCGATACTCTATTATATACATTAAGGGGGAAATTGGGTCTTACTGGAGCTAAGCCAGGCTGTTTAAATGGGGACTGTGGGGCCTGTACGGTTAATATTGACGGTTGGCCAATGAAATCCTGTTTAATGCTAGCTGTGGAGGCTGTTGGGAAAAAGGTGACAACTATTGAAGGGCTCCAGGGGACTCCTATTCAACAAGCTTTTATAGACAACTTTGCTTTTCAATGCGGGTATTGCACTCCAGGCTTCATCTTGAACTGTCATGCATTAATTGAAAATCATCCGAATGCGAATGACTCAACCATTAAAGAGTGGTTGGAGTCGAATATTTGCCGCTGCACGAGCTATTTAGAAATTGAGCAGGCGGTAAAATCAGTACTATCCAAAAAATAA
- a CDS encoding TerC family protein: MDVSLLLEYGWVLLILIALEGLLAADNALVLAIMVKHLPEEERKKALFYGLAGAFVFRFASLFVISYLVDVWQVQAIGALYLLFMAGNHVFRKVIKGKAEETKDKNESKKVGGFWSTVFKVELADIAFAVDSILAAVAMAVVLPDTPLPNIGGLDGGKFLVIFAGGIIGLIIMRFAANLFVKLLEKKPGLEIAAFTIVGWVGVKLAVYTLSHPSLAILNEEFAHSTEWKVTFYVVLVGIAVAGFLFSKDKAEETVHKAKAL, encoded by the coding sequence ATGGATGTATCTCTATTACTCGAGTATGGCTGGGTATTGCTTATTCTCATTGCGCTTGAAGGCCTTTTAGCAGCAGACAATGCGCTAGTGCTGGCAATTATGGTTAAGCACCTTCCTGAAGAAGAGCGGAAAAAAGCTTTATTTTATGGTTTAGCTGGCGCCTTTGTATTCCGCTTTGCCTCGTTATTTGTCATTTCATACCTTGTAGATGTATGGCAGGTCCAAGCGATTGGAGCACTTTATTTATTATTTATGGCAGGTAATCATGTTTTCCGTAAGGTAATTAAGGGAAAAGCAGAAGAAACGAAGGACAAGAATGAGAGTAAAAAAGTGGGGGGATTCTGGAGTACGGTGTTTAAGGTGGAATTAGCTGATATCGCCTTTGCAGTAGACTCCATCCTTGCAGCTGTAGCAATGGCTGTTGTTCTTCCAGATACTCCGTTACCTAATATTGGTGGACTGGATGGTGGTAAGTTTTTAGTTATTTTTGCAGGTGGTATTATTGGCCTGATCATTATGCGTTTTGCAGCCAATCTCTTTGTGAAGCTTCTCGAAAAAAAGCCGGGGTTAGAAATCGCTGCCTTTACAATCGTAGGCTGGGTAGGGGTAAAACTAGCTGTCTACACACTTTCGCACCCGTCATTAGCTATATTAAATGAGGAATTTGCTCATTCGACTGAATGGAAAGTCACGTTTTATGTTGTATTAGTCGGTATTGCTGTGGCAGGTTTTCTGTTTTCTAAAGATAAAGCTGAAGAGACCGTGCATAAAGCCAAGGCGTTATAA
- a CDS encoding pyridoxamine 5'-phosphate oxidase family protein encodes MLMQETLSFKNKITTKDELRNLMGTPSERAQKKVINHLDIHCKNFISMSPFLVMSTANKSGHCDVSPRGDQPGFVLVLNDKQLIIPERPGNKRVDSMNNILENPFVGLQFLIPGLGETLRVNGKACIVTDEDLLEKMAVNGKAPLVGIGVEVEECFIHCAKALIRSGLWKPESWLDKKSLPRAAKILADHTNIKGITVDEVEASLHEGYEQRLY; translated from the coding sequence ATGTTGATGCAGGAAACTCTAAGCTTTAAAAATAAGATTACAACAAAAGACGAACTTCGAAATCTGATGGGGACTCCTAGTGAAAGAGCACAAAAAAAGGTGATTAATCATTTAGATATTCATTGCAAGAATTTTATTAGCATGTCACCATTTTTAGTTATGTCCACTGCTAATAAAAGTGGACATTGTGATGTTTCACCGCGAGGAGACCAGCCAGGTTTTGTATTGGTGTTAAATGATAAGCAACTTATCATACCTGAAAGACCAGGAAACAAACGAGTGGATTCCATGAATAATATTCTTGAAAATCCTTTTGTCGGACTGCAATTTTTGATCCCAGGTCTTGGAGAAACACTTCGTGTAAATGGGAAAGCTTGTATCGTCACAGATGAGGATTTATTAGAAAAAATGGCGGTTAACGGGAAGGCGCCTTTAGTGGGAATTGGGGTTGAGGTAGAGGAGTGCTTTATTCACTGCGCGAAAGCCTTAATCCGTTCTGGCCTCTGGAAACCAGAGAGTTGGTTGGATAAGAAATCTTTACCAAGAGCTGCAAAAATTTTAGCTGATCACACCAATATCAAGGGTATAACCGTGGATGAAGTGGAAGCAAGCCTTCACGAAGGGTATGAGCAAAGACTGTATTAA
- a CDS encoding FAD binding domain-containing protein encodes MLPFDFEFYQPETLEEAVHLYQYLDQQGKQPMIYSGGTELITLGRIDMAYTEAVIDIKGIAECNVMQVSGDHLLLGSTLSLTKIEEANLFPLLTKTASEVADHTARGKITLGGNICARIFYREAVLPFLLADSQLFITGPEGKKIVPINDVFQGQLKLNNGEILVQFVTENRFVKAPYFSMKRRQQWETGYPLITVAALKIAEEIRVAVSGLCPFPFRSSEMEETLNNKLYSVEERVERALSSLPNPILDDIEGSAEYRLFVLRHVLMDVLSALDRGNG; translated from the coding sequence ATGCTTCCTTTTGATTTCGAATTTTATCAACCAGAAACATTAGAAGAAGCTGTCCATCTATACCAATACTTAGATCAACAGGGTAAACAGCCAATGATTTACTCTGGAGGAACAGAATTGATTACGCTCGGTCGCATTGATATGGCGTATACAGAAGCTGTTATTGATATAAAGGGCATTGCCGAGTGTAATGTAATGCAAGTAAGCGGAGATCATTTGTTGCTTGGAAGCACGCTATCTTTAACAAAAATAGAAGAAGCGAATCTTTTTCCACTGCTAACAAAAACAGCTAGTGAGGTAGCTGACCATACGGCGAGAGGAAAGATTACGTTAGGCGGTAATATTTGTGCAAGAATTTTTTATAGAGAAGCGGTTCTTCCATTCTTACTTGCAGACAGTCAATTATTCATCACAGGACCCGAAGGGAAAAAAATAGTGCCCATAAATGATGTGTTTCAAGGTCAGTTAAAATTAAACAATGGTGAAATATTAGTGCAATTTGTAACAGAAAACCGTTTTGTAAAAGCACCCTATTTTAGTATGAAACGCCGCCAGCAATGGGAAACTGGCTATCCGTTAATTACAGTGGCAGCTTTAAAAATAGCTGAAGAGATACGGGTAGCAGTAAGCGGGTTATGTCCATTTCCTTTTCGATCATCGGAAATGGAGGAAACTTTGAATAACAAGCTCTATTCAGTAGAGGAAAGAGTGGAACGAGCACTATCTTCGCTGCCAAATCCAATTTTGGACGATATCGAGGGTTCTGCAGAGTATCGCTTATTTGTATTACGACATGTATTGATGGATGTGTTGTCCGCCTTAGATAGAGGGAATGGTTGA